In one Mycobacteroides chelonae genomic region, the following are encoded:
- a CDS encoding rubredoxin has protein sequence MAGAQCPECGYRYNETTGHPREGFPPGTPWADIPVDWNCPDCGVRDKTDFLVQ, from the coding sequence ATGGCAGGCGCCCAGTGCCCCGAATGCGGGTATCGGTATAACGAAACCACTGGTCATCCGCGTGAAGGATTTCCACCCGGAACCCCGTGGGCCGATATTCCAGTCGATTGGAATTGCCCAGACTGCGGCGTGCGCGACAAAACAGATTTTCTGGTTCAGTAA
- a CDS encoding alkane 1-monooxygenase → MRVMSFDSRERRPACDPTGSWRDPKRILWLLGLIVPGLVALSWLLVKISGVTLFWWLGPILVFVIIPICDEIAGSDRENPPEAVLEWLEHDLFYRIATYLYLPNQYLSLILACWFWSGGGWLTMTWIDKTGLMLTVGTIGGIGINTAHELGHKRVNTEKWLSKIALAQTGYGHFFIEHNRGHHARVATPEDPATSRFGESLYRFIPRSVSGSLRSAWAIESGRYKRMGRSRWSLGNDILNAWLMTVVLFAVLLLWFGPVVTPWLIGQAIFGFCLLESVNYLEHYGLRRQKLTDGRYERVRPSHSWNSNTVIANVFLFHLQRHSDHHAHPVRRYQVLRHTEEAPQLPRGYGTMLLLAMFPPVWRKVMDPRVLRHYNGNIELVGLPPRSRR, encoded by the coding sequence ATGCGAGTAATGTCATTCGATAGCCGGGAACGGCGACCAGCCTGCGACCCCACGGGGAGCTGGCGAGATCCGAAGCGGATCTTGTGGCTACTGGGTCTTATCGTCCCGGGGCTTGTGGCTCTATCCTGGCTACTTGTCAAGATCAGCGGCGTGACCCTGTTTTGGTGGCTAGGGCCGATCTTGGTCTTCGTGATCATCCCCATCTGCGACGAGATCGCGGGCTCCGACCGTGAGAATCCGCCCGAGGCCGTCCTGGAATGGCTAGAACATGACCTGTTCTACCGAATTGCGACGTATCTTTACCTACCCAACCAGTACCTATCGCTCATCCTTGCCTGCTGGTTTTGGAGCGGCGGGGGTTGGCTGACAATGACCTGGATCGATAAGACCGGATTGATGCTGACTGTCGGAACAATCGGCGGAATCGGTATCAATACAGCCCATGAACTGGGCCACAAGCGCGTCAACACCGAGAAGTGGCTCAGTAAAATTGCTCTCGCGCAAACCGGGTACGGGCACTTTTTCATCGAGCACAACCGTGGGCATCACGCCCGGGTAGCGACGCCTGAGGATCCCGCCACTTCGAGGTTCGGCGAGAGCCTTTATAGATTCATTCCGCGGTCGGTGTCTGGCAGTCTTCGCTCCGCGTGGGCGATCGAGAGCGGTCGGTATAAGAGAATGGGCCGGTCGCGATGGTCCCTGGGCAACGACATCCTCAATGCCTGGCTTATGACAGTCGTGCTATTCGCGGTCTTGCTTCTGTGGTTTGGGCCGGTGGTTACGCCTTGGCTGATCGGCCAGGCGATCTTCGGGTTCTGTCTGCTGGAGTCAGTGAACTATCTCGAGCACTACGGGTTGCGCCGCCAAAAACTTACTGACGGTAGGTACGAGCGGGTCCGGCCATCGCACAGCTGGAACAGCAACACAGTCATTGCCAATGTCTTTCTGTTTCATCTGCAGCGACACTCGGATCATCACGCACACCCCGTACGCCGCTACCAGGTACTTCGCCATACCGAGGAGGCGCCGCAACTGCCCCGGGGCTACGGGACAATGTTGTTGTTGGCAATGTTTCCGCCTGTGTGGCGAAAGGTGATGGACCCCAGGGTCCTGCGTCACTACAACGGCAACATCGAACTCGTCGGCCTGCCCCCTCGAAGCCGGCGCTGA